The Zonotrichia albicollis isolate bZonAlb1 chromosome 6, bZonAlb1.hap1, whole genome shotgun sequence genome window below encodes:
- the LOC102073391 gene encoding acyl-coenzyme A thioesterase 1 encodes MAARLSVLPSLRCLFDEPVQIRVAGLQPQQAVTLRASLLDESGELFQSHALYRAGSSGELDLSRSPALGGSYLGVEPMGLLWALQSKTPYKRLAKRNVLTPFSVDLEVYEGHGDDTSRLLGKCTNERWFLGEGVKRIPVREGRLRATLFLPPGPGPFPGLIDLYGSGGGLIEYRASLLASRGFVTLALAYMSFEDIPAMPETLELSYFEEAVNFLRKQQQVKDTGIGVLGLSKGGDLALSMATFLPGIKAAVSISGSSFNSFIPLEGDGFTIPVHPYDLGRVKISDESGIVDFSDVLDDHMDPATWDCRIPVERSLAKFLFLCGLDDMNWKSDLYCQDAVQRLQQHGRQVEFYSYAGAGHLLEPPYLPLCKVSIHRVLGMLVHWGGQWREHAKAQEDAWRRIQAFFWQHLMDSDIPKSKL; translated from the exons ATGGCGGCGcgtctgtctgtcctgccttCCCTCCGGTGCCTGTTCGATGAGCCCGTGCAGATCCGTGTGGCCGGACTGCAGCCGCAGCAGGCGGTCACCCTCCGGGCCAGCCTGCTGGACGAGAGCGGGGAGCTTTTCCAATCCCACGCTCTctacagggctgggagcagcggGGAGCTGGACCTCAGCCGCTCCCCAGCGCTGGGGGGCAGCTATTTGGGAGTGGAgcccatggggctgctctgggctctgcagtcCAAAACGCCCTATAAGCGGCTGGCAAAGAGGAACGTCCTGACCCCTTTCTCTGTGGACTTGGAAGTGTATGAGGGCCACGGGGACGACACGAGCCGCTTGCTGGGAAAATGCACCAATGAACGATGGTTTTTAGGAGAGGGAGTGAAGAGGATTCCGGTCAGAGAAGGTCGTCTCAGAGCAaccctcttcctccctcctg GACCTGGCCCATTCCCTGGACTTATTGATTTGTATGGATCTGGAGGAGGTCTTATTGAATACAGAGCAAGTCTCCTGGCTAGCAGAGGCTTTGTGACTCTGGCCCTTGCTTACATGTCCTTTGAAGACATCCCTGCTATGCCAGAGACCCTTGAACTAAGCTATTTTGAGGAGGCTGTGAACTTTTTGCGTAAGCAGCAGCAG GTGAAAGATACTGGCATTGGCGTTTTGGGCTTGTCTAAAGGAGGTGATCTAGCCCTTTCCATGGCCACATTTCTACCTGGCATCAAGGCAGCTGTCAGCATATCTGGAAGTAGTTTTAATTCCTTTATTCCCCTGGAGGGGGATGGCTTCACTATTCCTGTCCACCCATATGACTTGGGGAGGGTGAAGATCAGTGATGAGTCTGGAATAGTAGATTTTTCAGATGTCTTAGACGATCACATGGACCCAGCAACTTGGGATTGTCGCATTCCTGTGGAGAGGTCCTTGGCCAAGTTCCTCTTCCTGTGTGGACTGGATGACATGAACTGGAAAAGTGACCTCTATTGCCAGGATGCTGTTCAGCGCCTTCAGCAGCATGGCCGGCAAGTGGAGTTCTACTCCtatgctggagcagggcaccTCCTGGAGCCGCCATACTTGCCTCTGTGCAAAGTTTCAATCCACAGGGTGCTTGGGATGTTGGTGCATTGGGGAGGGCAGTGGAGAGAGCATGCTAAAGCCCAAGAAGATGCATGGCGCAGGATACAGGCCTTTTTCTGGCAACATTTGATGGACTCAGACATCCCTAAGAGCAAGCTGTAG
- the JMJD7 gene encoding bifunctional peptidase and (3S)-lysyl hydroxylase JMJD7 — protein MAEGAALRAVRGCLAAFPREARELGWPESVPYLDRPPSPLEFYREWVSPNKPCVIRNAISHWPALKKWTSAYLREVVGPKVVSVAVTPNGYADAVFQDRFVMPEERQMPFMDFLDIVEKKVTSPNVFYVQKQCSNLTEEFPELVCDVQPDIPWMSEALGKKPDAVNFWLGESAAVTSLHKDHYENLYCVVSGEKYFLLHPPSDRPFIPYELYQPATYHVSEDGSFEIVDETTAEKVPWIPLDPLNPDLELYPEYAQAKPLKCTVKAGEMLYLPSLWFHHVQQSHGCIAVNYWYDMEYDIKYSYYQLLDCLTKAVKML, from the exons ATGGCGGAGGGCGCGGCGCTGCGGGCCGTGAGGGGCTGCCTGGCCGCCTTCCCGCGGGAGGCCCGCG agctgggctggccgGAGTCCGTGCCCTATCTTGATAGGCCTCCGTCGCCGCTGGAGTTCTATCGAGAGTGGGTGAGTCCGAATAAACCCTGCGTAATCCGCAACGCCATCAGCCACTGGCCGGCTCTGAAGAAATGGACCTCAGCGTACCTCAG GGAGGTGGTAGGTCCCAAGGTGGTGAGTGTGGCAGTGACACCAAATGGTTATGCAGATGCAGTGTTTCAGGACCGATTTGTTATGCCAGAGGAGCGCCAAATGCCTTTCATGGACTTTTTGGACATTGTGGAGAAGAAAGTGACCTCTCCCAACGTATTCTATGTGCAGAAGCAGTGTTCAAACCTCACTGAGGAGTTCCCTGAACTTGTCTGTGATGTGCAGCCTGACATACCATGGATGAGTGAAGCACTGG GGAAGAAGCCTGATGCTGTGAATTTCTGGCTTGGGGAGTCAGCTGCTGTGACATCTT TACATAAAGATCATTATGAGAACTTGTACTGTGTAGTATCTggagagaaatattttctgctgcatccaCCAAGTGACCGTCCCTTCATCCCATATG AGCTCTATCAGCCAGCAACCTACCACGTATCAGAAGATGGTTCATTTGAAATTGTGGATGAGACTACTGCAGAGAAG GTGCCCTGGATCCCTCTGGACCCCTTGAACCCTGATCTGGAACTGTATCCAGAGTATGCTCAGGCAAAGCCTTTGAAGTGTACAGTGAAAGCTGGTGAGATGTTATATCTGCCTTCTCTCTGGTTCCATCATGTTCAGCAATCACATGGCTGTATTGCAG TGAATTATTGGTATGACATGGAATATGACATTAAGTACAGCTATTATCAACTACTAGATTGTCTCACAAAAGCTGTGAAAATGCTATAG